The Verrucomicrobiota bacterium nucleotide sequence GGCGGGTGCTGGGGCTCATGCCTCACCCGGAGCGCTTTCTCCATCGCCGCCATCATTATGATCCCGATTGGCAAGGCGAGGGCGAGCGCGGTACGGGCTATTCTTTTTTCCAATCGATCTACCAGCACCTGCTTTCCCCCACCTCATGAGTAAAAAGCTGACCTACAAGGAATCCGGCGTTGATATCCAAGCGGCGGCCGAGTTTGTGCACGACATCGATGAACTCCGGGCGCGGACCGAGGGGCGTCGCAAGCTTTTCGGAGCCTTCGGCCTCTTTGCGGCCAGTTACGACTTGAGCGGCTACCAAAACCCCGTGCTGGTGACAGGCTGCGATGGGGTGGGCACCAAGCTCGAGCTGCTCCTCAAGCATGATCTGCTGGAAACCGCTGGCAAGGATCTGGTGGCCATGAGCGTGAACGACATCCTCACGACGGGGGGGGACCCGCTGCTCTTTCTGGATTACCTCGGGGTGGCGAAGTTGGAGAAACCGATTCTGACGCGCTTGGTGGCGGGGATGGCGGAATACCTCGAGGAGTGCGGCTGCATTCTGGCGGGGGGAGAAACGGCCGAGATGCCGGGGATGGTGCCGGAAGGCTTGGCAGAGTTGGCCGGGTTCTGCATTGGGGCGGCCGAGAAAGAGGACTTGCTGGATCCGTCTCAGATTGCAGAGGGCGATGTCTTGGTGGGCTTCCCCAGCGATGGCTTTCATGCCAATGGCTGGAGCCTTATTCGACGCGTGCTCCGGGAGAAGGCGGAGGCCTTTTCGGACGATGAAATCGTGGAGCTGCTGGCCCCGACCCGGCTTTACTGGGATGTGGTGGCTGCCATTCGCGAGATCGGTGTCCGGCCCAAGGGCTATGCCCACATCACCGGCGGGGGCTTGCCCGAGAACTTGGAGCGGCTCTTTCCGGAGGGCTTGGCCGCGGAGTTGACCATTCCGAGGTGGGAGAAAGGGGCGGTCGGCAAGGTGCTGAGCCAGGTGGACGGCGATGATGCTTTTTGGACTTTCAATATGGGCATCGGATGGGTCGCGATTCTCCCAGAAGCCGAAGCCGAAAAACTGACCCACTTGGATCCGGCAGGCAGGATGGTGGGGCGTATGGTGCGCCCGTCTTCCGAGCGACCGCGGGTGGCCATCGCCATCGATTCCTAAAACCCCTCTCCTCCCCATGAGCGATCCCATCGGACATGAATGCGGCGTGGCGCTGATCCGTCTGCGCAAGCCCTTGGAATACTACCAGCAGAAGTATGGGACTGCTCTCTACGGCTTCCAAAAGCTCTTCCTCCTGATGGAGAAGCAGCACAACCGGGGTCAGGATGGCGCGGGGATCGGGTGCTGCAAAATCAATACGGCCCATGGGCAGCCCTACTTGTTTCGAGAACGCAATTCCTCGAAAGCGAATTCGCTTTCCAAGGTGTTTCGAGGCCCGCAAAAGACCTACCAGGAATTGCGGCGGGCCCAAATCATCGATGAGGCCAAGCCTGAGACGATCAAAGAGCATTTTGACTTTGGCGGGCAGATCCTACTGGGGCACCTCCGCTATGGCACGTCCGGCGCCTTTGAAGAGGGCTCCTGCCACCCTTACATCCGCCGGAGCAACTGGGCCACCAAGAGCCTGATGGTGGCGGGCAATTTCAATATGGCCAACGCCGGCGAGCTCAATCGCCTGATGGTGCGCCGGGGCCAGCACCCGGTCTTTGGCACCGACACCCAAACGGTCTTGGAAGAAATCGGCTTCCATCTGGATGAGGCGCACGATGCCATTTACCATCGCTTGCGGGACGAAGGCCTGCCGGGCGAAAAGATCCCCTTGGGCATCTCCCACGAGCTGGATCTCCAGCGGCTGGCCCGCGTTTCGGCCGAATACTGGGATGGCGGCTATGCCATCGCAGGCACGGTCGGGAATGGCGATGTCTTTGT carries:
- the purM gene encoding phosphoribosylformylglycinamidine cyclo-ligase; amino-acid sequence: MSKKLTYKESGVDIQAAAEFVHDIDELRARTEGRRKLFGAFGLFAASYDLSGYQNPVLVTGCDGVGTKLELLLKHDLLETAGKDLVAMSVNDILTTGGDPLLFLDYLGVAKLEKPILTRLVAGMAEYLEECGCILAGGETAEMPGMVPEGLAELAGFCIGAAEKEDLLDPSQIAEGDVLVGFPSDGFHANGWSLIRRVLREKAEAFSDDEIVELLAPTRLYWDVVAAIREIGVRPKGYAHITGGGLPENLERLFPEGLAAELTIPRWEKGAVGKVLSQVDGDDAFWTFNMGIGWVAILPEAEAEKLTHLDPAGRMVGRMVRPSSERPRVAIAIDS